A section of the Scleropages formosus chromosome 16, fSclFor1.1, whole genome shotgun sequence genome encodes:
- the LOC108933683 gene encoding protein dpy-30 homolog, which produces MADDHADADQSMEGSTPVAENPHAEYGLTENVQRIAENEKSNAEKVLKQKVDLQSLPTRAYLDQTVVPILLQGLSVLAKERPPNPIEFLAAYLLKNKSQFEDRN; this is translated from the exons ATGGCGGACG ATCACGCTGACGCTGACCAAAGCATGGAGGGGAGCACACCA GTTGCAGAGAACCCACATGCAGAATATGGTCTGACAGAAAATGTACAG agAATAGCAGAGAATGAGAAATCCAATGCAGAGAAGGTTTTAAAACAGAAGGTGGACCTGCAGTCACTTCCCACCCGAGCATATTTGGATCAGACTGTTGTGCCAATTCTTCTCCAGGGGCTCTCTGTACTGGCTAAGGAAAG aCCACCGAACCCCATTGAATTCTTAGCAGCTTATCTCCTCAAGAACAAGTCACAGTTTGAAGATCGAAATTGA
- the LOC108933528 gene encoding protein MEMO1 isoform X2: MVCNHFVPFFLPRSTLGSQLNAQLEGWLSQVPSTVRPARAIIAPHAGYTYCGSCAAYAYKQVDPSVTRRVFILGPSHHVPLSRCALSPAEIYRTPIYDLKIDQKVYADLWKTGMFERMSIQTDEDEHSIEMHLPYTAKAMESHKDEFSIVPVLVGALSESKEQEYGKLFSKYLADPANLFVISSDFCHWGQRFRYTYYDESQGEIYRSIEHLDKMGMGIIEQLDPISFSNYLKKYHNTICGRHPIGVLLNAVAELKKTGVDMNFSFLNYAQSSQCRNWQDSSVSYAAGALTVH; this comes from the exons ATGGTCTGTAATCATTTTGTGCCCTTTTTCCTACCAAGAAGCACGTTAG GATCCCAACTGAATGCACAGTTAGAAGGCTGGCTTTCTCAAGTGCCGTCCACGGTTAGACCTGCCCGAGCCATCATCGCGCC CCATGCAGGGTACACCTACTGTGGGTCATGTGCGGCCTATGCCTACAAACAGGTGGACCCTTCTGTCAC CCGGAGGGTGTTCATCCTGGGTCCATCGCACCATGTACCCCTGTCACGTTGTGCCCTCTCGCCAGCCGAGATTTACCGGACTCCAATTTACGACCTGAAAATTGACCAGAAAG TTTATGCTGACCTCTGGAAAACCGGCATGTTTGAACGGATGAGTATCCAAACGGATGAAGACGAGCACAGTATCGAGATGCACCTACCTTACACTGCGAAAGCCATGGAAAG CCATAAAGACGAGTTTTCCATTGTACCTGTGCTTGTGGGAGCACTGAGCGAGTCCAAAGAGCAGGAGTACGGGAAGCTCTTTAGTAAATATCTGGCTGATCCAGCAAACTTGTTTGTCATTTCATCCGATTTCTGTCATTGGG GACAGCGGTTCCGTTACACATACTACGATGAGTCCCAAGGGGAGATTTACAGATCTATCGAGCACCTTGATAAAATG GGTATGGGCATTATAGAGCAACTAGACCCTATATCCTTTAGCAACTATTTAAAGAAGTACCACAATACTATATGTGGACGTCACCCTATTGGAGTGCTGCTAAAT GCTGTGGCTGAGTTGAAAAAGACTGGCGTGGACATGAACTTCTCTTTCCTGAACTACGCCCAGTCAAGCCAGTGCAGGAACTGGCAGGACAGCTCTGTGAGCTACGCAGCAGGAGCCCTGACTGTCCATTGA
- the LOC108933528 gene encoding protein MEMO1 isoform X1, translating into MSNRVVCREASHAGSWYTASGSQLNAQLEGWLSQVPSTVRPARAIIAPHAGYTYCGSCAAYAYKQVDPSVTRRVFILGPSHHVPLSRCALSPAEIYRTPIYDLKIDQKVYADLWKTGMFERMSIQTDEDEHSIEMHLPYTAKAMESHKDEFSIVPVLVGALSESKEQEYGKLFSKYLADPANLFVISSDFCHWGQRFRYTYYDESQGEIYRSIEHLDKMGMGIIEQLDPISFSNYLKKYHNTICGRHPIGVLLNAVAELKKTGVDMNFSFLNYAQSSQCRNWQDSSVSYAAGALTVH; encoded by the exons ATGTCGAACCGAGTGGTGTGCAGGGAAGCGAGTCACGCCGGCAGCTGGTACACCGCCTCAG GATCCCAACTGAATGCACAGTTAGAAGGCTGGCTTTCTCAAGTGCCGTCCACGGTTAGACCTGCCCGAGCCATCATCGCGCC CCATGCAGGGTACACCTACTGTGGGTCATGTGCGGCCTATGCCTACAAACAGGTGGACCCTTCTGTCAC CCGGAGGGTGTTCATCCTGGGTCCATCGCACCATGTACCCCTGTCACGTTGTGCCCTCTCGCCAGCCGAGATTTACCGGACTCCAATTTACGACCTGAAAATTGACCAGAAAG TTTATGCTGACCTCTGGAAAACCGGCATGTTTGAACGGATGAGTATCCAAACGGATGAAGACGAGCACAGTATCGAGATGCACCTACCTTACACTGCGAAAGCCATGGAAAG CCATAAAGACGAGTTTTCCATTGTACCTGTGCTTGTGGGAGCACTGAGCGAGTCCAAAGAGCAGGAGTACGGGAAGCTCTTTAGTAAATATCTGGCTGATCCAGCAAACTTGTTTGTCATTTCATCCGATTTCTGTCATTGGG GACAGCGGTTCCGTTACACATACTACGATGAGTCCCAAGGGGAGATTTACAGATCTATCGAGCACCTTGATAAAATG GGTATGGGCATTATAGAGCAACTAGACCCTATATCCTTTAGCAACTATTTAAAGAAGTACCACAATACTATATGTGGACGTCACCCTATTGGAGTGCTGCTAAAT GCTGTGGCTGAGTTGAAAAAGACTGGCGTGGACATGAACTTCTCTTTCCTGAACTACGCCCAGTCAAGCCAGTGCAGGAACTGGCAGGACAGCTCTGTGAGCTACGCAGCAGGAGCCCTGACTGTCCATTGA